A section of the Agrobacterium tumefaciens genome encodes:
- a CDS encoding alanyl-tRNA editing protein, protein MPVNALFRDDFYLATAEAIVTAVHEDGGIELDKTCFYATSGGQPGDSGFLERADGSRIELGITRHGGDKSVIIHVPLEGQPCPQIGEKLTLHVDWPRRYKLMRMHTACHLLSVVCQWPITGAAVGEDESRVDFDMSETIDKDEVTAKLMELVKANHPVFLQWITDEELAANPGIVKSKNVRPPMGLGRVSLVCIGENSRIDSQPCGGTHVSETQEVGDIHIAKIEKKGKENRRFRIRFGTPEAAA, encoded by the coding sequence ATGCCTGTGAATGCCCTGTTCCGTGACGATTTTTATCTTGCTACCGCAGAAGCGATCGTCACGGCGGTGCATGAGGATGGCGGCATCGAGCTCGACAAGACCTGCTTTTATGCGACATCCGGCGGCCAGCCCGGCGATAGCGGCTTTCTGGAGCGGGCCGATGGCTCGCGCATCGAACTTGGGATAACCCGGCATGGTGGAGACAAAAGCGTCATCATCCATGTACCACTGGAAGGCCAGCCCTGCCCGCAGATCGGCGAGAAGCTGACCCTGCATGTGGACTGGCCGCGCCGCTACAAGCTGATGCGCATGCACACGGCCTGCCATCTGCTGTCCGTCGTCTGCCAGTGGCCGATCACGGGAGCAGCAGTCGGCGAGGACGAATCGCGTGTCGATTTCGACATGTCGGAAACCATCGACAAAGACGAGGTGACTGCAAAGCTGATGGAGCTGGTGAAAGCCAACCATCCCGTCTTCCTGCAATGGATCACCGATGAGGAGCTTGCTGCCAATCCCGGCATCGTCAAATCCAAGAATGTACGCCCGCCAATGGGCCTCGGCCGGGTCAGCCTCGTCTGCATCGGCGAAAATTCAAGGATCGACAGCCAGCCCTGCGGCGGCACCCATGTTTCCGAAACGCAGGAAGTGGGCGATATCCACATTGCCAAGATAGAGAAAAAGGGCAAGGAGAACAGGCGGTTCCGCATTCGTTTCGGCACCCCTGAAGCTGCTGCCTGA
- the sseA gene encoding 3-mercaptopyruvate sulfurtransferase has product MSTDKSRFVVSADWVEKQLGTSGFRVVDASWYLPAHKRNGAEEYAAGHLPGAVFFDQDKIADHTTGLPHSLPAPTFFAEQVGALGLSDTDTIVVYDGPGFFSAPRVWWMLRVMGVAKVYVLDGGLDGWKREGRPLETGTPEITPATFTPDFDEKRVTSLGAMRGIVDSGEKQIADARGAGRFTGDEAEPRAGMRSGHMPGARNLPATAFSENGHFKDLTTIRKMVADAGIDLTKPVVTSCGSGVTAAVITLALESLGHQDNSLYDGSWSEWGGLQDTPVVTGPADAIPTLSHGPLKAHVTQLEMTAPPKVSLPIPVNIQTALMRVNNIPLHFYRYLYWRVGKRWHWQKRMRMSDAELSAVLRDPKNSVTVLYMNGAPAGFFELNKASDEVTELSYFGLLEEAIGAGVGKWFLLQALYAAWQDNPQRVTVTTNTLDHPRALQLYQMMGFSPVGTYEAWVEPLADTELLEISLRH; this is encoded by the coding sequence GTGAGCACGGATAAGAGCCGTTTCGTCGTTTCGGCGGACTGGGTGGAAAAACAGCTTGGCACATCAGGCTTTCGTGTCGTGGATGCCTCGTGGTATTTGCCGGCGCATAAGCGCAACGGCGCGGAAGAATACGCGGCCGGCCATCTGCCGGGCGCGGTTTTTTTCGATCAGGACAAGATTGCCGATCATACGACCGGTCTGCCGCATTCCCTGCCCGCACCCACATTCTTCGCAGAACAGGTCGGCGCACTGGGCTTGAGCGACACGGATACGATCGTCGTTTATGACGGCCCCGGTTTCTTCTCCGCGCCGCGCGTCTGGTGGATGTTGCGGGTGATGGGGGTTGCCAAGGTCTATGTGCTGGACGGCGGTCTTGATGGCTGGAAGCGTGAGGGCCGACCGCTTGAAACGGGGACGCCGGAGATCACGCCCGCAACCTTTACGCCGGACTTCGATGAGAAGCGCGTTACCTCGCTCGGCGCCATGCGCGGCATCGTCGATAGCGGCGAAAAGCAGATTGCCGATGCGCGCGGTGCCGGACGCTTTACCGGCGACGAGGCGGAGCCGCGCGCCGGCATGCGTTCCGGCCATATGCCCGGCGCACGCAACCTGCCAGCGACCGCCTTTTCCGAAAACGGCCATTTCAAGGACCTGACCACCATTCGCAAGATGGTGGCCGATGCCGGGATCGACCTGACGAAACCTGTCGTGACCAGCTGCGGCTCGGGCGTGACCGCCGCCGTCATAACGCTCGCACTGGAATCGCTCGGCCATCAGGACAATTCGCTTTATGACGGTTCGTGGTCGGAATGGGGCGGATTACAGGATACGCCGGTTGTTACCGGTCCGGCCGATGCCATCCCGACCCTGTCGCACGGACCGCTCAAGGCACATGTGACTCAGCTGGAAATGACGGCGCCGCCAAAGGTCAGCCTGCCGATCCCGGTCAATATCCAGACAGCGCTGATGCGGGTCAACAACATTCCCCTGCACTTCTATCGCTACCTCTATTGGCGGGTGGGCAAGCGTTGGCACTGGCAAAAGCGCATGCGGATGAGCGACGCGGAACTCTCGGCGGTCCTGCGCGACCCGAAAAACAGCGTCACGGTTCTCTACATGAACGGCGCACCGGCCGGTTTCTTCGAATTGAACAAGGCGAGCGACGAGGTGACAGAGCTGTCCTATTTCGGGTTGCTCGAGGAGGCTATCGGCGCAGGTGTGGGCAAGTGGTTCCTGTTACAGGCGCTTTATGCCGCCTGGCAGGACAATCCGCAGCGGGTGACGGTCACGACCAACACGCTCGACCACCCGCGCGCGCTGCAGCTTTACCAGATGATGGGTTTTTCCCCAGTCGGCACCTATGAGGCATGGGTGGAGCCGCTTGCCGATACCGAGCTTTTGGAAATCTCTCTGCGTCATTGA
- a CDS encoding dihydrofolate reductase family protein, translated as MPKVVVRNFAVSLDGYGAGPDQSLENPLGAKGEELHQWAFKTRTFHRMFGKEGGSTGIDEDFTQRSFANIGAWILGRNMFGPVRGAWPDEKWKGWWGEVPPYHVPVFVLTHQARPSFEMKGGTVFHFVTEGIRAVLDKALTAANGKDVRIGGGVSTIRQYMAAGLIDELHLALAPVFLGRGESLFEGMDWASLGYRCTGTVAGEGATHLIVEKV; from the coding sequence ATGCCGAAAGTTGTCGTCCGCAATTTCGCCGTCTCACTTGATGGCTATGGCGCAGGACCGGACCAGAGCCTGGAGAATCCGCTGGGTGCGAAAGGCGAAGAGCTGCACCAATGGGCCTTCAAGACCCGTACCTTTCATCGCATGTTCGGCAAGGAGGGTGGATCGACCGGCATCGACGAGGATTTTACCCAGAGGAGTTTCGCCAATATCGGAGCCTGGATTTTAGGCCGCAACATGTTCGGCCCTGTGCGTGGTGCCTGGCCGGATGAAAAGTGGAAAGGCTGGTGGGGCGAGGTACCGCCTTATCATGTTCCGGTCTTCGTATTGACGCATCAAGCGCGTCCGTCCTTCGAGATGAAGGGCGGTACGGTCTTTCATTTCGTGACGGAGGGCATCCGGGCAGTGCTCGACAAAGCGCTCACGGCTGCGAATGGGAAGGATGTCCGCATTGGCGGCGGTGTTTCCACCATCCGCCAGTACATGGCCGCAGGCCTCATCGATGAATTGCACCTGGCGCTGGCGCCGGTGTTCCTTGGTCGCGGCGAGTCACTGTTCGAAGGCATGGACTGGGCGTCGCTCGGTTACCGCTGTACCGGTACCGTGGCGGGTGAGGGCGCCACCCATCTGATTGTCGAAAAAGTGTAA
- a CDS encoding DUF4344 domain-containing metallopeptidase, with protein sequence MFRRFMAAVPLALMSLTVPTQAQMASGLDGLSDDQLQQAVNFVIGNAIFSLYHEGSRMLISDFGTAETASAQAPADQLAGTLILQANEEWLDTALVNATDSWYLAREAETLPEHEAPVFSALVPDRSRDRNMACLMVGRDKDGYGDLATMMGLPNTEFDKCVAAYPGVASAWEKFLAPHRSQTPSKFSVSYVPPRDPDLEPYAIMVKESKVLDLISRSFSGYGLKGDVKLTAKSCGRPDVYWSAEKREITYCYELGKFQAELIADHLMNTVTQDKGAAGGQIPTAVNLEREI encoded by the coding sequence ATGTTCCGTCGTTTTATGGCCGCTGTTCCGCTGGCTCTCATGTCATTGACGGTTCCGACGCAGGCCCAGATGGCGTCCGGGCTCGACGGCCTGTCGGATGATCAGCTACAGCAGGCAGTCAACTTCGTCATCGGCAACGCGATTTTCTCGCTTTACCATGAGGGATCGCGCATGCTGATCTCGGATTTCGGCACGGCGGAGACGGCAAGCGCCCAGGCGCCAGCCGATCAGCTGGCCGGCACGCTGATCCTTCAGGCCAATGAGGAATGGCTCGACACGGCGCTCGTCAACGCCACAGACAGCTGGTATCTCGCGCGTGAGGCGGAAACGCTGCCGGAGCACGAAGCTCCGGTGTTTTCCGCGCTGGTGCCGGACCGAAGCCGCGACCGTAACATGGCCTGCCTGATGGTCGGCCGCGACAAGGACGGGTACGGCGATCTGGCCACGATGATGGGGCTTCCCAATACCGAATTCGACAAATGTGTTGCTGCCTATCCGGGTGTAGCCTCGGCCTGGGAGAAATTCCTCGCGCCTCACCGCAGCCAGACACCATCGAAATTTTCCGTCAGCTACGTGCCGCCGCGCGACCCTGACCTCGAGCCTTATGCCATCATGGTCAAGGAATCGAAGGTTCTCGATCTCATCAGCCGCAGTTTCAGTGGTTATGGCCTGAAGGGCGATGTGAAGCTGACGGCGAAGTCCTGCGGCCGCCCCGATGTTTATTGGTCGGCGGAAAAGCGCGAAATCACCTATTGTTACGAGCTTGGCAAATTCCAGGCGGAGCTGATCGCCGATCATCTCATGAACACCGTCACGCAGGACAAGGGCGCCGCCGGTGGCCAAATCCCGACGGCGGTCAATCTGGAACGGGAAATCTGA
- a CDS encoding DUF1203 domain-containing protein: protein MTTIVFTAMPAKEAEAFRAGAADAYGHTPEKVISPGGIPCRHCLGQIDEGEPMLLLAYRPFPSPQPYAETGPVFLHERACERYPESDELPTMLDSPDYIVRGYSADDRIVYGTGAVTPTEEIGSRAGQLLEREDIAYVHVRSARNNCYQCRIDTA from the coding sequence ATGACAACTATCGTCTTTACTGCAATGCCGGCTAAAGAAGCAGAGGCCTTCCGGGCCGGGGCGGCGGACGCCTATGGCCACACGCCGGAGAAGGTCATTTCGCCCGGCGGCATTCCCTGCCGCCATTGCCTTGGCCAAATTGATGAGGGCGAGCCCATGCTGCTCCTCGCCTATCGCCCCTTCCCTTCACCTCAGCCCTATGCCGAGACGGGACCTGTATTTCTGCATGAAAGAGCCTGCGAGCGTTATCCTGAAAGTGACGAATTGCCAACGATGCTGGACAGCCCTGACTATATTGTCCGTGGATATTCGGCAGACGACCGCATCGTCTACGGCACCGGCGCGGTGACCCCCACCGAAGAAATCGGGTCACGCGCCGGACAGCTTCTGGAGCGCGAAGACATCGCCTATGTGCATGTGCGTTCTGCCCGCAACAACTGCTATCAGTGCCGTATTGATACAGCATAA
- a CDS encoding PilZ domain-containing protein codes for MANNLNMATRSAPRSKTRIFATVHYFSQSTRGRVVDLSATGMALELDGPFAAAKGSRVKVQSDDLGFIEGVVQWQHMNRLGLQLKLSTNTLAQLSSYFRFFHEEVKPTLAR; via the coding sequence ATGGCAAACAACCTCAACATGGCGACACGCAGCGCACCGCGCAGCAAGACGAGAATTTTTGCCACCGTCCATTACTTCAGCCAGTCGACAAGAGGCCGTGTGGTTGATCTTTCCGCCACCGGCATGGCGCTTGAACTGGACGGACCTTTCGCCGCGGCAAAGGGAAGCCGGGTCAAGGTGCAGAGCGACGACCTCGGCTTCATCGAGGGGGTCGTCCAGTGGCAGCACATGAACCGCCTTGGCCTTCAGCTCAAGCTTTCCACCAACACGCTGGCGCAGCTTTCCTCCTACTTCCGCTTCTTCCATGAAGAAGTGAAACCGACGCTGGCGCGCTGA
- a CDS encoding bifunctional 2',3'-cyclic-nucleotide 2'-phosphodiesterase/3'-nucleotidase yields MSSLLALHPITRRSLLGGIAASSALVMLHPFAARAASNQAHLRIMETTDIHVHVFPYDYYADKPNDTMGLSRTASIIDKIRAEAGNSMLVDNGDFLQGNPLGDYIAYERGMKAGDKHPVINAMNVLGYDCGTLGNHEFNYGLDYMSNTLAGAGFPYVCANLTKGQLASDPKNDELFFKPYVILEKQIRDGGGVTSPVKVGIIGFVPPQIMMWDSKNLEGKAQTRDIVEAAKAWVPVMKEEGADIIIALSHSGIDGKGQAERMENASLYLAGVEGIDAIFTGHQHLVFPGPKTWDGIEGADAVKGTLMGKPAVMAGFWGSHMGLIDLLLEKDGKSWKIIDFTSEARPIYHRDDSRKIVADYTDKPEVLAAAKADHEAALAYVRRPVGKTSAPLYSYFALVADDPSVQIVSNAQTWYIKDMLKEGQYKDLPVLSAAAPFKSGGRGGADYYTDVPAGDIAIKNVADLYLYPNTVQAVLINGAQVKNWLEMSAGMFNTVEAGAKDAPLLNADFPSYNFDVIDGVTYQIDISKPAKFDKDGKAVNPDSNRIVNLQFNGKPIDPEQKFVVATNNYRAGGGGKFPDIAADKVIFVAPDTNRDVIVRYIIDQGTINPSADANWSFAPVADTTAIFETGPKGRHYAAEIKGAKIEDAGDGAEGFAKFRLVL; encoded by the coding sequence ATGTCGTCGCTTCTCGCTCTCCACCCCATTACCCGGCGCTCGCTTCTCGGCGGCATTGCAGCCTCTTCGGCATTGGTGATGTTGCACCCCTTTGCGGCGCGCGCAGCGTCCAATCAGGCGCATCTGCGCATCATGGAAACGACTGATATCCACGTTCACGTCTTTCCCTATGATTATTACGCCGACAAGCCGAACGACACGATGGGGCTTTCCCGTACCGCCTCGATCATCGACAAGATCCGCGCCGAGGCCGGCAATTCGATGCTGGTCGATAATGGCGACTTCCTGCAGGGCAACCCGCTCGGCGACTATATCGCCTATGAGCGGGGCATGAAGGCTGGCGACAAGCACCCTGTCATCAACGCCATGAACGTACTGGGCTATGATTGCGGTACGCTCGGCAACCACGAATTCAACTATGGCCTCGACTACATGTCGAACACGCTGGCGGGTGCTGGTTTCCCTTACGTCTGCGCCAACCTCACCAAGGGCCAGCTGGCGTCCGACCCCAAGAATGACGAGCTGTTCTTCAAGCCCTACGTCATTCTGGAAAAACAGATCCGCGATGGCGGCGGCGTGACCAGCCCGGTCAAGGTCGGCATCATCGGTTTCGTGCCGCCGCAGATCATGATGTGGGATTCCAAGAACCTCGAGGGCAAGGCGCAGACGCGTGACATCGTCGAGGCGGCGAAAGCCTGGGTGCCCGTGATGAAGGAGGAAGGGGCCGACATCATCATCGCCCTCTCCCATTCCGGCATCGATGGCAAAGGCCAGGCCGAGCGCATGGAAAACGCCTCGCTTTACCTCGCGGGCGTCGAAGGCATCGACGCCATCTTCACCGGCCACCAGCATCTCGTTTTCCCCGGTCCGAAGACCTGGGACGGCATTGAGGGCGCGGATGCCGTGAAGGGCACGCTGATGGGCAAGCCGGCCGTCATGGCCGGCTTCTGGGGATCACATATGGGTCTCATCGACCTGCTGCTCGAAAAGGACGGCAAGAGCTGGAAGATCATCGACTTCACCTCTGAGGCACGCCCGATCTACCATCGCGACGACAGCCGCAAGATCGTTGCTGACTATACCGACAAGCCGGAGGTTCTCGCCGCCGCCAAGGCCGATCACGAAGCGGCGCTCGCCTATGTGCGTCGCCCCGTCGGTAAAACCTCTGCACCGCTCTATTCCTATTTCGCGCTGGTGGCCGATGATCCGTCCGTGCAGATCGTTTCCAACGCCCAGACCTGGTACATCAAGGACATGCTGAAGGAAGGGCAATATAAGGATCTGCCCGTGCTTTCCGCAGCAGCCCCGTTCAAGTCCGGCGGTCGCGGCGGCGCGGATTACTACACCGATGTCCCCGCCGGTGACATCGCCATCAAGAACGTCGCCGATCTCTATCTCTATCCGAACACGGTGCAGGCGGTGCTGATCAACGGTGCGCAGGTGAAGAACTGGCTGGAAATGTCTGCCGGCATGTTCAACACGGTGGAGGCCGGCGCCAAGGATGCGCCGCTCCTCAATGCCGACTTCCCGTCCTACAATTTCGATGTCATCGACGGTGTTACCTACCAGATCGACATTTCCAAACCGGCGAAATTCGACAAGGACGGCAAGGCCGTCAATCCCGACAGCAACCGCATCGTGAACTTGCAGTTCAATGGCAAGCCGATCGATCCCGAACAGAAATTCGTGGTAGCCACCAACAATTACCGCGCCGGTGGCGGCGGCAAGTTCCCCGACATCGCCGCCGACAAGGTCATCTTCGTGGCACCCGATACCAACCGCGACGTGATCGTGCGGTATATTATCGATCAGGGCACCATCAACCCGTCTGCGGATGCCAACTGGTCCTTCGCCCCAGTCGCCGATACTACAGCGATCTTCGAGACTGGCCCCAAGGGCCGCCACTATGCGGCGGAGATCAAAGGCGCAAAAATCGAGGATGCAGGCGACGGTGCGGAAGGTTTCGCGAAGTTCCGGCTGGTTCTGTAG
- a CDS encoding LysR family transcriptional regulator — MDANPTLDQLQVFLTVAETGSFSAASRALNRAQSVVSYTIANLEAQLEVTLFERNGVRQPKLTDEGRAMLEDARRIVAGLQEMRARAKGLKQGLEAELSVAISTMVPAEAVVAVLRDFRQQFPTVTLSLNVGELGMVMEMVLSRKAGIGIGGAVLRQDDELVMEKVGHSFMLPVVAADHPLAQIERPLVLADVREEVQLVVTDASGLTKGRDFNVLSYKTWRVSDIATKYQLIKGGLGWGGLPASLVRNDLTNGSLKALELEAYEQGEYPLFTLRRVDSPAGPAGQWLSEAFQQRLSACPNHKDFNGMLAASKQRTLAVAAE, encoded by the coding sequence ATGGACGCGAACCCGACACTCGATCAATTGCAGGTATTTTTAACGGTTGCCGAGACCGGTAGTTTTTCTGCGGCTTCGCGGGCGCTTAATCGTGCCCAGTCGGTGGTCAGCTATACGATCGCCAATCTCGAGGCACAGCTGGAGGTCACCCTGTTCGAGCGCAACGGTGTGCGCCAGCCCAAGCTGACCGACGAAGGCCGCGCCATGCTGGAGGACGCAAGGCGCATCGTTGCCGGCCTGCAGGAAATGCGCGCCCGCGCCAAGGGGCTGAAACAGGGGCTGGAAGCGGAACTTTCCGTTGCCATCAGCACCATGGTGCCGGCGGAGGCCGTCGTTGCGGTGCTGCGCGATTTTCGCCAACAATTCCCAACTGTGACGCTCAGCCTCAACGTCGGCGAACTGGGCATGGTCATGGAGATGGTCTTATCCCGCAAGGCCGGTATCGGCATCGGTGGGGCGGTTTTGCGCCAGGATGATGAACTCGTGATGGAGAAGGTCGGCCACTCCTTCATGCTGCCGGTGGTTGCGGCCGATCACCCGCTGGCGCAGATCGAACGCCCGCTGGTGCTTGCCGACGTACGCGAGGAAGTTCAGCTCGTGGTCACCGATGCTTCAGGTCTGACCAAGGGGCGGGATTTCAATGTGCTGTCCTACAAGACATGGCGCGTCAGCGATATCGCCACCAAGTACCAGCTCATCAAGGGTGGCCTCGGCTGGGGCGGCCTGCCGGCCTCGCTCGTCCGCAATGACCTCACCAATGGAAGTCTGAAGGCGCTTGAACTTGAGGCCTATGAGCAGGGCGAATATCCACTCTTCACGTTGCGGCGGGTCGATTCGCCTGCCGGGCCCGCTGGCCAGTGGCTTTCCGAAGCGTTCCAGCAGCGCCTGTCGGCGTGCCCGAATCACAAGGATTTCAACGGGATGCTGGCGGCGAGCAAGCAGAGGACCCTGGCTGTCGCTGCGGAGTGA
- a CDS encoding FMN-dependent NADH-azoreductase: MSNILLITSSPRGDESVSNKFAGELAGKLKAKSASNTLVHRDLAADPIPHLDTVKTAAIRKAPDQRTAEEAVAADYSDKLVAELLAADTVVIGTGLINFNIYSGLKSWIDNVARAGQTFKYTETGPVGLATGKKVYIVLAAAGVYSEGPAVSMNHAVPYLKTVLGFMGMTDVEVIYVEGLAFGPEAVEKAVAAAEAKVEELAQAA, translated from the coding sequence ATGTCCAACATTCTGCTCATCACTTCCAGCCCACGTGGCGACGAGTCGGTTTCCAACAAGTTCGCCGGTGAACTGGCGGGCAAGCTGAAAGCCAAGTCGGCTTCGAACACGCTCGTCCACCGCGATCTGGCGGCTGATCCAATCCCGCATCTCGACACCGTCAAGACTGCGGCCATCCGCAAGGCACCGGACCAGCGCACGGCTGAAGAAGCGGTTGCCGCCGACTATTCCGACAAGCTGGTTGCCGAGCTTCTGGCGGCCGACACCGTCGTCATCGGCACCGGGCTCATCAACTTCAACATCTATTCCGGCCTGAAGTCGTGGATCGACAACGTCGCCCGCGCCGGCCAGACCTTCAAATACACCGAAACCGGCCCGGTCGGTCTCGCCACTGGCAAGAAGGTGTACATCGTGCTCGCCGCTGCCGGCGTTTATTCGGAAGGCCCAGCCGTATCGATGAACCACGCCGTGCCCTACCTGAAGACCGTTCTCGGCTTCATGGGCATGACCGATGTGGAAGTCATCTATGTCGAGGGCCTGGCATTCGGTCCGGAAGCCGTCGAAAAGGCTGTTGCCGCCGCTGAAGCCAAGGTTGAAGAACTGGCCCAGGCCGCCTGA
- a CDS encoding GGDEF domain-containing protein, protein MHWANLALFLTEAVVYFSVMTAFLHYRHILGIGVFLTALGVMHFMETYLAAVFYVQLPFGVASPGSSILFAGKLMMILMLYMREDAAVVRQPIYGLFLGNILTVIMAQLIRFHETVAIVPGQAASTAFLDEMGVLMVWGTSLLYIDAIAIILFYEKLGRYLQRHIVLRFGICGVVILSLDQAGFYGALRLLFDAPIDVFYDGWKAKMAAVAVYSLLFAVYLWLTSAKGRFLIRRNIADVFNDLTFRERYEELLSRSGRDVLTGVSDRARMELDAPSIVLDCTEKRRPVSVMIVDIDHFKTVNDSFGHLQGDDMLRNFAAVLKQLVQPHGHLYRFGGEEFVALLPAMTHETALGFAEELRNAVLAGLRRPDGTLLTVSIGVATGLEDGRLFLELLSEADARLYAAKNNGRDQVHGRYGMWVG, encoded by the coding sequence ATGCATTGGGCAAATCTCGCCCTCTTTCTAACGGAAGCCGTCGTCTATTTCTCGGTCATGACGGCTTTCCTGCATTATCGGCATATCCTGGGCATCGGTGTCTTTCTCACCGCCCTAGGTGTCATGCATTTCATGGAAACCTATCTGGCGGCCGTCTTTTACGTACAGCTGCCTTTCGGCGTGGCATCTCCCGGCTCCTCCATCCTTTTTGCCGGCAAGCTGATGATGATCCTCATGCTTTACATGCGCGAGGATGCGGCGGTGGTGCGACAGCCGATCTACGGCCTGTTTCTCGGCAACATCCTGACGGTCATCATGGCCCAGCTCATCCGTTTTCACGAGACGGTGGCGATCGTGCCCGGACAGGCCGCCAGCACCGCCTTTCTGGATGAGATGGGCGTGCTGATGGTGTGGGGCACCAGCCTGCTCTATATTGATGCCATCGCCATCATCCTGTTTTACGAAAAGCTGGGCCGGTATCTGCAGCGCCATATCGTCCTGCGTTTCGGCATCTGTGGTGTCGTTATCCTCAGCCTCGATCAGGCGGGCTTTTATGGCGCATTGCGTTTGCTGTTCGACGCGCCGATCGACGTGTTCTATGATGGCTGGAAGGCAAAGATGGCGGCGGTCGCCGTCTATTCCCTGCTTTTTGCGGTCTACCTGTGGCTGACCTCCGCCAAGGGCCGTTTTTTGATACGCCGCAACATTGCGGATGTTTTCAACGATCTCACTTTCCGGGAGCGTTACGAAGAGCTGTTGTCCCGCTCCGGACGCGACGTTTTGACGGGCGTCTCAGACCGCGCCCGCATGGAGCTTGATGCGCCCTCCATCGTTCTCGACTGCACGGAGAAGCGCCGACCCGTCAGCGTGATGATTGTTGACATCGACCACTTCAAGACGGTCAACGACAGTTTTGGTCACCTTCAGGGCGACGACATGCTGCGAAACTTCGCGGCTGTGCTGAAGCAGCTGGTTCAGCCCCATGGCCACCTCTATCGTTTTGGCGGCGAAGAATTTGTCGCTCTGCTTCCAGCCATGACACATGAAACGGCCCTCGGCTTTGCCGAAGAGTTGCGCAACGCTGTCCTTGCGGGTCTGCGAAGGCCGGACGGTACGCTCCTGACCGTCAGTATCGGTGTGGCAACGGGCCTCGAAGATGGCCGGCTGTTTCTCGAACTTCTCTCCGAGGCAGATGCGCGTTTGTATGCGGCAAAAAATAACGGCCGGGACCAGGTCCACGGCCGTTACGGAATGTGGGTCGGCTGA
- a CDS encoding HlyU family transcriptional regulator, translating to MASFFSKILSAFGSGQPSSDAPQKVAQAEPHAHGDYLIYATPIKEGGQFRLAGRIEKKAGDEVLVHEFVRADVFTSMDDAVEFTIRKAKLIIDQNGASLFP from the coding sequence ATGGCATCGTTTTTTTCAAAAATCCTCTCGGCCTTCGGCTCCGGCCAGCCGTCCTCTGACGCGCCGCAGAAAGTAGCGCAGGCCGAGCCGCATGCCCATGGCGATTACCTGATCTATGCGACGCCGATCAAGGAAGGCGGCCAGTTTCGCTTGGCGGGCCGCATCGAGAAAAAGGCGGGTGATGAGGTGCTGGTGCACGAGTTCGTCCGCGCGGATGTCTTCACCAGCATGGATGACGCGGTGGAGTTCACGATTCGCAAGGCAAAGCTCATCATTGATCAGAACGGCGCTTCGCTCTTCCCCTGA